The following are from one region of the Nymphaea colorata isolate Beijing-Zhang1983 unplaced genomic scaffold, ASM883128v2 scaffold0762, whole genome shotgun sequence genome:
- the LOC116245595 gene encoding VAMP-like protein YKT61, whose product MRIISLHVLKWAEENSFFLSSAYDLGFVSWYQRPFYKETVNFGARTAAKWFEVEDEDLKWGKLEELLKKYQDPKEVDKLEKLKDELKQVEEICHKNLNDLLKRGEDLDKLMEKSKDVSNLSLDFYKQAKKANSRCCSLS is encoded by the exons ATGCGCATCATTTCTCTGCACGTCCTGAAGTGGGCGGAGGAAAACTCCTTCTTCCTGAGTTCGGCCTACGACCTCGGCTTCGTCAGCTGGTACCAGCGGCCCTTCTACAAGGAAACCGTCAACTTCGGCGCACGCACTGCTGCCAA ATGGTTTGAAGTAGAGGACGAGGACTTGAAGTGGGGCAAGCTGGAGGAACTGCTGAAGAAGTACCAGGACCCCAAGGAAGTGGACAAGCTGGAGAAGCTCAAGGACGAGCTGAAGCAGGTGGAAGAGATCTGCCACAAGAACCTCAACGACCTGCTGAAGAGAGGAGAGGACCTGGACAAGCTGATGGAGAAGAGCAAGGACGTCAGCAACCTCAGTCTAGACTTCTACAAGCAGGCCAAGAAGGCAAATTCACGCTGCTGCTCCCTCTCCTGA
- the LOC116245596 gene encoding uncharacterized protein LOC116245596 — protein sequence MQSLEEITSSDTKESLRESEHVREKSRLSNYTTNMPKPDNIRPISHNPYTLKSKYYLSELVRVIHERKSLAMDHISQSIQMLLQYRLCKLNQERLFEDDAKISLPLAEHNKNKKTLILDLDETLIHCFERGESNPDLKLTISIDGFPFEVGINIRPYAISFLKRMKKRWEIIVFTASHQSYADSILNELDP from the coding sequence ATGCAGAGCCTGGAGGAGATCACCTCATCCGATACCAAAGAGTCCCTGCGTGAGAGCGAGCACGTCAGAGAGAAGAGCAGACTGTCCAACTACACGACCAACATGCCCAAGCCGGACAACATCCGCCCCATCAGCCACAATCCCTACACACTCAAATCCAAGTATTACCTGAGCGAACTGGTGAGGGTAATCCACGAAAGGAAGTCGCTAGCCATGGATCACATCAGCCAATCCATTCAGATGCTGCTCCAGTACCGGCTCTGCAAACTTAACCAGGAAAGACTGTTCGAGGACGACGCCAAGATCAGTCTTCCGCTGGCCGAGcacaacaaaaacaagaaaacccTTATACTGGACTTAGATGAGACGCTCATTCACTGCTTCGAGAGGGGGGAGTCCAATCCCGACCTGAAACTGACCATCAGCATCGACGGTTTCCCCTTTGAGGTGGGCATCAACATCCGTCCCTACGCCATTTCCTTCCTCAAGCGGATGAAGAAACGCTGGGAAATCATCGTCTTCACCGCCAGCCACCAGAGCTACGCCGACTCCATCCTCAACGAGCTCGATCCGTAG
- the LOC116245597 gene encoding uncharacterized protein LOC116245597: MKEGKLISSELMVKLIREKIESRNFGGRYLLDGFPRGQENMDVWEKEMAKWVNLKSAIYFECTEEELKKRLLERGKTSGRADDNEESIAKRLKVFNDQTKPVIDFYEKQHKLHRFNANRDVASITADVEKHLDGLGIFPANS; this comes from the coding sequence ATGAAGGAGGGCAAGCTCATCTCCAGCGAATTGATGGTGAAACTCATCAGGGAAAAGATAGAGAGTCGCAATTTCGGAGGAAGGTACCTGCTGGACGGATTCCCCCGCGGCCAGGAGAACATGGACGTCTGGGAGAAGGAGATGGCCAAGTGGGTGAACCTCAAGTCAGCCATCTACTTCGAGTGCACTGAGGAGGAGCTCAAGAAGAGACTGCTGGAGAGGGGCAAGACTAGCGGCAGGGCCGACGACAATGAGGAATCCATCGCCAAGAGACTGAAGGTGTTCAACGACCAGACAAAGCCAGTTATTGATTTCTACGAAAAGCAGCACAAGTTGCACAGGTTCAACGCCAACAGGGACGTGGCTTCCATCACCGCCGACGTGGAGAAGCACTTGGACGGGCTCGGCATCTTCCCCGCCAACTCCTGA